From the Bacillus sp. FJAT-22090 genome, the window CTAAGCGTTCGTGTTCAAAAATTGCAATGGATGCCTCAGGAAGTACATTCTTGTCTTGAAGGGTATTTTGAATCCACAATTCTTTCCTCATCGGAAATCTACTTCCAAGCGACTCATTCCACAAATTCACCACTTCTGCTGATTCAATATCCAAAACAGATTTGATGATCATTACTTCGCTCCTTTTTTATATTGCTTATTAAACGTATCGATGAACTGAGGACTAAGCTGTTTCTTCACTTTACTTAACCCTGCGGCGATAGCCCCTCCAACCGGTGCAGTTCTTGTAGATGAAAACACTATATTAGGGAGCTCTGGTTGGGCTAACGTTTTTAGTCGTTCCCTAAATAAATTGATGTTTGAGAAAACACCGCCAGATAAAATGACAGGAATTGAATCATCTACAGAAAATAGTTTCTGGTGGCAAGCTGAAATGGATGAATACATATCCTTACAAGCACCTTCAATGATCTCTTTCGCAATCGCATCATCATGGATAGCAGCATCTACCACTAACCTGCTCAGGGGAGCAATGATTGTTCTTGGATGTATGTCACCATAAATCTTATCGATAATATCCGGAACTCTTTTAACATTAAAGTAAGAACTGATCACGCCAGTTAACATGGTAGCTTTACCTCTTCCATCGTATTCTTTGAATACTGCTTGAAGGGCTTTATTGCCCAAGTCAAATCCACTGCCAAAGTCATCAAACAAGTAGCCCCAACCACCAACTCTTTCAATCTCTCCTACTGAATTCATCCCTACCGTAATTGCTCCGGTTCCTGAAATCTGTACTATTCCCGGACTGCCCAAAGTTCCAGAAAATAGAGCATTAAAGGCATCATTTTCAACGAAGATTTTAGTTTCATTAGGAAAACTTCTTCCAATCAATTCTGCTACCTCTTTATGCCGATTACTCTCGCCAACTCCTGCCATGCCTGCAAAGCAAACCTTAATTTGCAGATACACTTCCTTGTTCTGTTTACGCAGCTGATTTAGTAACCCATTAATCACATCTTCAAAATCAGTTTTACTTAATGTGTTCGGATTACTCCTGCCAGTTTCCGCTTCCATGTAAACGGTTCCATTTTCGTCTGCAACAACTGCAGTGGTTTTCGTACCTCCGCCATCGATTCCTAATACAAACATAGATGGTCCACCTTTTGTTTCGTTTTTCTATAATTATAAATTGTTGAAATATTTTTTCAATATAAATCAGGTATATTCGTTATTTTATTTCACAAATAAAAACTGTCGAAATTCATCAAAGAGAAATTCCGACAGTTTTCTTCTTAATATCTTGTTTCTAAATCAATTCCAGTATAGTAGTGTTTAAGAATTGTATCATACGTGTAGCCTTTAACCGCCATGCCCATTGCTCCTGTTTGGGAAAGACCTACCCCATGGCCCCATCCACCGCCATATGCTTTGTAGCCGATGACTTCCTTAGTTTTTTTATCCTTAACCGAATCGATGAAGAACAATGTGCTTAGAAGTGATGCTTTATTTCCACTCGCATTGATATATTTCAATGCGGTACGGATTCGATCTTTGTATTCATAAAAAGTCCCATTTTCAGTCACAAATTCGATTTCCAAGACACGTCCGGAATTTGAACGCTCAATAACGTTAACTTCGAGAATCTTTCCTGAATCAACATTGAAGTATTCACTCACAACGTCTTGCATCTCCTCAGCAGTCCATTCGAAATTCCAACGGTGATATCTCGACCAGTCAGCCTCATAATCTCCATTTTTAGCAGCACGAAGAGATGTTGAGTTGGCACTATTCTTGAATACTTCTAAAGTTGGTACATGTTCAAGTGCTTTTCCTCGCTCAGCATCTGGAACTCCTCGAAGGTAAGGAGTTGGCTCGGAATTCCAAACATCTTCATTATTAGCAGAATAGCCTCCGCTAGTAGAGTTGAATACAGCCGTAATCAGTTTACCTTCATACGTTGCCACAACACCTTTTGTACCATCAACCGCGGCGTTTGAAACTGGATGTTCCGCCTCATAACCACCATATACTTGGTCAGAAGTAGTTGGAAGTAAATCATATCCATCCTTACTACGTTTGCCCATATTGGACGCTGCGTAAGTACGGGCTGCTACTGCTTGTGCCTTTTGCGCTTCCACTTCCCCATACGGATTTGGCGGAAGTTCACGTGGTACCACACCGTACAGATATTCCTCCATCGAAAGCTCATTGATACCTGCTAAAGAACCTGTACTGTTAAATCCAACTTCTGCAATTCCTCGATAAAGCTTACCGTTGATTTTAACTAAACTGCCTTCTTCTCCAATTATTTGGATCTGATTATGGGAATTTTTAACTTCCTCTCCCTTTTTAACTGCCATTTGCGCTTCGCCCTCTACAATTGTGATCAAGCGCCAATAGGCATCTGCTGCTCCAAGACCTTTTGCAACAATTTCATTCTTGAATGCATTCCTTACAGAGAAGGAGGCGTCTGAAGGGAATTCACCAATCAACAATCGGTAGCCATTATTAAATTCTTCAAGATACGTTGGATAGCCAAAAGATTCAGCACGAGATAACCAATCAGCTATATACGCATTGCTTGTAGAAAAAGCTACTTGCAATCGATAATTAGTTTTACTGATTGCAGATTCTCCTAATTCAACAGTTAGTTCTTCGTTGTTTCCCTCAAAGAGAACTTCACCCGTGATTTTATCAATTACATCAAACTCGCCATTTCCGCCAACAGTTAATGATTCTACCGCCGGATTTACACCTATTCGGATTTTCGGAACAGCTTCTTCAGCCATTGCAGAATTGATTCCCGTAAATATTAAAGCACTTACTATTGCCAATAAAGAAAAAATCTTAAACCCCTTTTTCAACATTTCTCCATCCCCTCTTATTAAAATAAAAAGCATTATCTAACTTCTCTGAATATATGAAATTTCCTTTTAAAATTTCGAGAATTTTTCGATATTTTATTTTAATTCGTTCTATAGTTTCATAACAACAAGAATAATACATTATTTTTTACCTATAAATTTGACAAAGTTAACAGAATTTTAGTAATGCTATTTTACAAGTAAAAAACTACAAAAGGGATATACAGAATGGTAAAAAAGCGATTAGCATGTCTGGTTAATATTTTTCAAAAATTTACTTTCTTTACTGACGTCGTTGAAAATCTTCTTCAATATCTTTTTTCCAAGTTCGATCTATCTTTTTTCCTTTACGGAATGAAGTAACAGCTTCATTGAGTGTTTGGAAATTTAACTGAGTCCCCTCCATATCCGCGTGATATTCTACAGCGAAATCTTCATTAATTCCGAACTTTGCAGCAGTAGAAATAGCATCAATATTTGCACCAAGAAAAATAAATTCCCATCTATGTTTTTCTTTTTGATGTGCAATCATTGATTTTATTTTGTCATAGGTATATTCGCAACTTGCATTTTCCATACCATCAGTCGTGATTACAAACAACACTTTATCAGCGCGTTCCCCTTCCATTGTTCTTTTTTGTGCGTTCCCTATTTTTTGAATTGCAGATCCAATTGCATCAAGCAAGGCTGTCGTTCCACCAACCTCATATTCCTTTTCCGTTATTGGGGAAATTCCTCTTACATTAATACGGTCATGGAGTAATTCATATTCGTGGTTAAACAATACAGTTGTCACTGTTGCATCGCCTTCTTCTTTTTTTTGCTTGGCAAGCATCGCATTATATCCACCAATTGTATCTGCCTCTAGTCCTGCCATTGATCCACTTTTATCAAGAATAAAAACTAACTCTGTTAAATTGTTTTTCATCTTCGTCTTCCTCCTAAGTTTGTTATTTACAAACTCAGCATAACAACTCCGAATTCCAAATAGGTCGCTTCCAAAGCGACAAATTAAGCACCTAACAGAACTTGATCAAAAGCAAACAATGCCTCATTAATTTCGTGAATATTATAATTCTCTTCTTCCATAAAATATTCAATTATAAGATCAAACTTACTACTACGTGACAAAGTGTAGCCAGCTTTAGATAACAAATCCTTTGTTTCCTCTATATCTAATTCTAATGCTATAGCGAAAGCAATCACTGTTTTTTTGAGCGGAGTATAATCAACAGAATTGCGGATTTTAGAAAAAAGACGACGGTCAATATTTGCTTTTTTATACGTCTCCACATCTGTCATCTTTTTTTCATCAATTAAACGTAAAAGTCTTTCTGAGAATGTTTCTTCCATATATTTAAATACATCTTCCAAGCTCCTCTTTTTTATTGAAGCTTCTTCTAATATAGCTTGGGACTCCAGTTCAAATAGCTCTTCTTGTCGATTGCGAGAAAATTGTAGACTTAGTTCCTCTACATAATATTCATCAATGTATTCATGAATGGAAGTAAATAATTTTCCACTTAATCTGAATGCACTCTTATCAAAAACAACCATATACACATGCATTTCATGTTCCATCAAATAGGCACTAATGGTTGAAATGGCAACCTGTAAAGCCTGTTCTTTCGGATAGCCATATATGCCAGAAGAAATAAGGGGAAAAGCGATAGATTTACAATTGTATTGTTTAGCCAAAGACAATGCATTTCCATAGCATGCTTTAAGTAGCGCTTCCTCGTTTTGTGAGCCTCCTCTCCAAATTGGACCGACTGTATGAATAATATGCTTTGCTTGTAACTGAAAGCCATCCGTAATGACTGCCTCCCCCACAGGACACTCTCCAATTTCATTACACGCTTTTTGCAATTGCTCTGAACCTGCTGCTTGAAAAATAGCTCCACATACTCCTCCACCCATTTGAAGGGAAACGTTAGCTGCATTAACAATAATATCTACCGGCATTTTAGTAATATCATTTCGCACGATTTCTAATGGCAAAATTTTCACGCTCCTTCTCAAAGTTGCTCTTTCTTAAATGATAGCCAATATAGAGCATGTTGGAAAGAATCTCTCTTCTCTTTTACACAAGCATTTACATATAGCAACTTTGTATAAAATAATGTATTATCAACGTAAAAAGGAGGTATCGTTTTGGTCTCATCTAAAGACGTGGCAAAGCACGCAGGAGTATCCCAAACGACAGTTTCGCGTGTATTAAATATGCCTCAAACTGTTAAAAAACCAACTCTTGATAAAGTAATGAAAGCAATCGACGAGTTAAACTACATACCAAATGGACATGCGCGTTCTCTTGTTCAAAATAAAACCAATACAATTGCCCTTTTATCAGGTCCACTACATAATCCTTTTTTCGTAGATACAACAACAGCAATCGTAAATTATGCCAATGAAAAGGGTTTTCGGGTGAATGTACAGTTCGTTAATGACAAAAACCTTTCCGAAGCATATGCAACTGCAATTGCGCATAAAGTAGACGGCGTTATTTTATCCTGTATATTAATTGACGATCCAATATTTGAAAAACTGAAGCGGATGGACATTCCATTTATCACCTATAACCGAAAACACAAAAATAATGAATACTTTGTTGAAATTGATAATTTTCATGCTGGTTATTTATCTGCAAAGCATATGATTGAACAAGGCCACGAAGAAATTGCTTGGGTTGGTGGAACTTTGAACGTTAGCACATTCAATAACCGTTATCTTGGATTTCTTCAAGCGATGGAAGATTGTAAAGTACCACTCCAAGAGCAATATATTATTAACACGGACACGTCTAAACAAGATATTACACGTGCTTTCCATGAGTTACTCCAACTAAAAAAACGCCCTTCTGCTATTTGTGCCGGAGCTGATTCGATTGCTCTAAACTTAATCGATGACGCTATACAGGAAAAATTACAGGTACCAGAGGATATTAGTATTATTGGAATCGATAACGTAGATTTAAGTCGCCATGGGTCCATTCAGCTTACTACGGTTGGTAGCGTCTCTGAGCAAAATCTAGGATATATAGCTATTCAGAAATTGATAGAAATGATTGAAAATAAAAAAAATGGTTGCATACAAATTACTGAATCTG encodes:
- a CDS encoding N-acetylglucosamine kinase, with translation MFVLGIDGGGTKTTAVVADENGTVYMEAETGRSNPNTLSKTDFEDVINGLLNQLRKQNKEVYLQIKVCFAGMAGVGESNRHKEVAELIGRSFPNETKIFVENDAFNALFSGTLGSPGIVQISGTGAITVGMNSVGEIERVGGWGYLFDDFGSGFDLGNKALQAVFKEYDGRGKATMLTGVISSYFNVKRVPDIIDKIYGDIHPRTIIAPLSRLVVDAAIHDDAIAKEIIEGACKDMYSSISACHQKLFSVDDSIPVILSGGVFSNINLFRERLKTLAQPELPNIVFSSTRTAPVGGAIAAGLSKVKKQLSPQFIDTFNKQYKKGAK
- a CDS encoding SpoIID/LytB domain-containing protein, which gives rise to MLKKGFKIFSLLAIVSALIFTGINSAMAEEAVPKIRIGVNPAVESLTVGGNGEFDVIDKITGEVLFEGNNEELTVELGESAISKTNYRLQVAFSTSNAYIADWLSRAESFGYPTYLEEFNNGYRLLIGEFPSDASFSVRNAFKNEIVAKGLGAADAYWRLITIVEGEAQMAVKKGEEVKNSHNQIQIIGEEGSLVKINGKLYRGIAEVGFNSTGSLAGINELSMEEYLYGVVPRELPPNPYGEVEAQKAQAVAARTYAASNMGKRSKDGYDLLPTTSDQVYGGYEAEHPVSNAAVDGTKGVVATYEGKLITAVFNSTSGGYSANNEDVWNSEPTPYLRGVPDAERGKALEHVPTLEVFKNSANSTSLRAAKNGDYEADWSRYHRWNFEWTAEEMQDVVSEYFNVDSGKILEVNVIERSNSGRVLEIEFVTENGTFYEYKDRIRTALKYINASGNKASLLSTLFFIDSVKDKKTKEVIGYKAYGGGWGHGVGLSQTGAMGMAVKGYTYDTILKHYYTGIDLETRY
- a CDS encoding vWA domain-containing protein, which translates into the protein MKNNLTELVFILDKSGSMAGLEADTIGGYNAMLAKQKKEEGDATVTTVLFNHEYELLHDRINVRGISPITEKEYEVGGTTALLDAIGSAIQKIGNAQKRTMEGERADKVLFVITTDGMENASCEYTYDKIKSMIAHQKEKHRWEFIFLGANIDAISTAAKFGINEDFAVEYHADMEGTQLNFQTLNEAVTSFRKGKKIDRTWKKDIEEDFQRRQ
- a CDS encoding macro domain-containing protein translates to MPLEIVRNDITKMPVDIIVNAANVSLQMGGGVCGAIFQAAGSEQLQKACNEIGECPVGEAVITDGFQLQAKHIIHTVGPIWRGGSQNEEALLKACYGNALSLAKQYNCKSIAFPLISSGIYGYPKEQALQVAISTISAYLMEHEMHVYMVVFDKSAFRLSGKLFTSIHEYIDEYYVEELSLQFSRNRQEELFELESQAILEEASIKKRSLEDVFKYMEETFSERLLRLIDEKKMTDVETYKKANIDRRLFSKIRNSVDYTPLKKTVIAFAIALELDIEETKDLLSKAGYTLSRSSKFDLIIEYFMEEENYNIHEINEALFAFDQVLLGA
- a CDS encoding LacI family DNA-binding transcriptional regulator, with product MVSSKDVAKHAGVSQTTVSRVLNMPQTVKKPTLDKVMKAIDELNYIPNGHARSLVQNKTNTIALLSGPLHNPFFVDTTTAIVNYANEKGFRVNVQFVNDKNLSEAYATAIAHKVDGVILSCILIDDPIFEKLKRMDIPFITYNRKHKNNEYFVEIDNFHAGYLSAKHMIEQGHEEIAWVGGTLNVSTFNNRYLGFLQAMEDCKVPLQEQYIINTDTSKQDITRAFHELLQLKKRPSAICAGADSIALNLIDDAIQEKLQVPEDISIIGIDNVDLSRHGSIQLTTVGSVSEQNLGYIAIQKLIEMIENKKNGCIQITESVKVFGRNTTRKI